A region of Paractinoplanes abujensis DNA encodes the following proteins:
- a CDS encoding gluconokinase: protein MTRIDDHIELKAALDPLVLALDIGSTATRGGVHDASGRPVHGLQHKVPHAFTVAPDGTSVIDPDQVTAEVGQVLDAVTGDPRLGTRIAGVVMDTFAASLIGVDAAGRALTPCLTYADSRSAGEVAGLRRELDEHAVQQRTGTRLHTSYHAPRLRWLAATQPRVVAAATRWWSLGEYVWAQLIGEPLAGTSTVAWTGLLDRRTGELDAELLAAAGAEPGQFAPPRDLTDPVAAGPQGRPALARARWFPVITDGFASNVGSGATDATVLTAATATSGALRVLLDGPADPLPFGLWNYRVDARRTLLGGAINDVGRAVSWAENTLRLSADSAGVLSAPPSDATPLVLPYFTGERAPGWAGGARAALTGVSAATDADTLFRAIVEGVALTYARVADELHPAAPQVLEVAAAGRVSNDRPEWLQVLADVLGRPVTHVTRRRSTQRGSALLALDVLAPDTPRAPRATGTTYEPVAAHADHYAQRRARFTELYDTPVTGT, encoded by the coding sequence ATGACCCGGATCGACGACCACATCGAGCTCAAGGCCGCGCTGGACCCGCTCGTTCTGGCGTTGGACATCGGTTCCACCGCCACCCGCGGCGGGGTGCACGACGCGTCGGGCCGGCCGGTGCACGGCCTGCAGCACAAGGTGCCGCACGCCTTCACTGTCGCGCCCGACGGCACCTCCGTCATCGACCCCGATCAGGTGACCGCCGAGGTCGGGCAGGTGCTGGACGCGGTGACCGGTGACCCGCGCCTGGGCACCCGCATCGCCGGGGTCGTCATGGACACGTTCGCCGCCTCGTTGATCGGGGTGGACGCGGCCGGGCGGGCGCTCACCCCGTGCCTCACGTACGCCGATTCGCGCAGCGCGGGCGAGGTCGCGGGGCTGCGCCGGGAACTGGACGAGCACGCGGTGCAGCAGCGCACCGGCACGCGGCTGCACACCAGCTACCACGCCCCGCGTCTGCGCTGGCTGGCCGCCACCCAGCCGCGGGTGGTGGCCGCGGCCACGCGCTGGTGGTCCCTGGGCGAATACGTCTGGGCCCAGCTGATCGGCGAGCCGCTGGCCGGCACGTCGACCGTCGCGTGGACCGGCCTGCTCGACCGCCGCACCGGCGAGCTCGACGCCGAACTGCTCGCGGCGGCCGGGGCCGAGCCCGGGCAGTTCGCCCCGCCGCGCGACCTGACCGATCCGGTGGCGGCCGGCCCGCAGGGCCGGCCCGCCCTGGCCCGGGCCCGCTGGTTCCCCGTCATCACCGACGGCTTCGCCAGCAACGTCGGCTCCGGGGCGACCGACGCCACCGTGCTCACCGCGGCCACCGCCACCAGCGGCGCGTTGCGGGTGCTGCTCGACGGTCCGGCCGACCCGTTGCCGTTCGGGTTGTGGAACTACCGGGTCGACGCGCGGCGGACCCTGCTGGGCGGGGCCATCAACGACGTCGGCCGCGCCGTGAGCTGGGCCGAGAACACGTTGCGGCTGAGCGCGGACAGCGCCGGGGTGCTGAGCGCGCCGCCGAGCGACGCCACGCCGCTGGTGCTGCCGTATTTCACCGGGGAACGCGCCCCGGGCTGGGCCGGCGGGGCCCGCGCCGCCCTGACCGGCGTCTCGGCCGCCACGGACGCCGACACGCTGTTCCGCGCGATCGTCGAGGGGGTGGCCCTGACGTACGCGCGGGTCGCCGACGAGCTGCACCCGGCCGCCCCGCAGGTGCTCGAAGTGGCGGCGGCGGGCCGGGTCAGCAACGATCGGCCCGAGTGGCTGCAGGTGCTGGCGGACGTGCTCGGCCGCCCGGTCACGCACGTGACGCGGCGGCGCTCCACCCAGCGGGGCTCGGCGCTGCTCGCCCTCGACGTGCTGGCCCCGGACACGCCGCGCGCGCCCCGGGCCACCGGCACCACGTACGAGCCGGTGGCCGCGCACGCCGACCACTACGCGCAGCGCCGCGCCCGGTTCACCGAGCTGTACGACACGCCCGTGACGGGGACGTGA
- a CDS encoding TetR/AcrR family transcriptional regulator — protein MVVNADRRAALKARHRRAILDAAKALIDEGGAARFSVDQLAERADVSRRTIFNHFASIDDVVTTACTEVLGVVIDAFRRQVSASAAEAGSRAEMFEVVSAALRATDVPGIIAFLWQALGGFSSDDPRPQQIFQATFSRTTEELARELAERHAGRDPLEAELLVSSLMHGTEVIAHHWLADTGATVDERSRAHWHDLLDRLIDSIRTGY, from the coding sequence ATGGTGGTCAACGCGGATCGGCGGGCGGCGCTGAAGGCTCGGCACCGCCGGGCGATTCTCGACGCGGCCAAGGCCCTCATCGACGAGGGTGGCGCCGCGCGGTTCAGTGTGGACCAGCTGGCCGAGCGGGCCGACGTGTCCCGGCGGACGATCTTCAACCACTTCGCCTCGATCGACGACGTGGTGACCACCGCCTGCACCGAGGTGCTCGGCGTGGTCATCGACGCCTTCCGCCGGCAGGTCAGCGCGAGCGCCGCCGAAGCCGGCAGCCGGGCCGAGATGTTCGAGGTCGTGTCGGCGGCCCTGCGCGCGACCGACGTGCCGGGCATCATCGCGTTCCTGTGGCAGGCGCTCGGCGGGTTCAGCTCCGACGATCCGCGGCCGCAGCAGATCTTCCAAGCGACCTTCTCCCGTACGACGGAAGAACTCGCCCGGGAACTCGCGGAGCGGCACGCCGGTCGGGACCCGCTGGAGGCCGAACTGCTGGTCAGCTCGCTGATGCACGGCACCGAAGTGATCGCTCACCACTGGCTGGCCGACACCGGCGCCACCGTCGACGAGAGATCTCGCGCTCACTGGCACGACCTGCTCGATCGTTTGATCGACAGCATCCGTACCGGTTACTGA
- a CDS encoding immune inhibitor A domain-containing protein, whose amino-acid sequence MKQRTVVLAAVSAIAVTAGFTATPAAAFESPSGGAPGAIENALGEDNLPHPLGDQREAERTEALEKLIAGEVTSESRTGSEVIKLGQGRFVEYRKKATKTDPILTFLVEFGDTVDPAAGGTPGPLHNQIAQPDRANDNSTIWAPDFSPSYYKKLLFDKKQESMTTFYSKQSGGRYTVGGDVSEWVKLPYNAARYGSNELSEEDTYWNFVKDSATSWYESQVAAGKTPEQIKAYLKTFDVWDRDDYDNDGDFNEPDGYIDHFQAIHSGEGEEAGGGAQGTDAIWSHRWYAFSDLEGTAGPANNLAGGVQIGDSGFWIGDYTTEPENGGLGVFAHEYAHDLGLPDLYDTAGGDNGTGFWTLMSAGSWLGRGAPTIGSTPGYMGAWEKIWLGWSTFVTVKPGQAKYVTLGTAANGQGVLPQAVVVPLADGSYYAAEYRTYTGYDEVLKTGPYNWGWQNTRPDWAERFPYQDGLVVWYVNPAAGNNNTSRHPGTGLALPVDARPAPIVFPDGALLGNRRQPFDASFGLQKTDPVTFHRNGTPVAVPRQPAIPTFDDSDPLRYWNAANPQNSVKVAGAGVKIEVKTQITGLIPLMTLKVTPPKA is encoded by the coding sequence TTGAAACAACGTACCGTCGTGCTGGCCGCCGTCTCCGCGATCGCGGTGACCGCCGGCTTCACGGCTACCCCGGCGGCCGCCTTTGAATCACCAAGCGGCGGCGCTCCGGGCGCCATCGAGAACGCGCTCGGCGAGGACAACCTGCCGCACCCGCTGGGCGACCAGCGCGAGGCCGAACGCACCGAGGCCCTCGAGAAGCTCATCGCGGGCGAGGTCACGAGTGAGAGCCGTACGGGCTCCGAAGTGATCAAACTGGGCCAGGGCCGCTTCGTCGAATATCGGAAGAAAGCGACGAAGACCGACCCGATCCTGACGTTCCTTGTCGAATTCGGCGACACCGTCGACCCGGCCGCGGGTGGCACGCCCGGACCGTTGCACAACCAGATCGCCCAGCCCGACCGGGCCAACGACAACTCGACGATCTGGGCGCCCGACTTCAGCCCGTCGTATTACAAGAAACTCCTGTTCGACAAGAAGCAGGAGTCGATGACGACGTTCTACTCGAAGCAGTCGGGCGGGCGGTACACGGTCGGCGGCGACGTCTCCGAGTGGGTCAAGCTGCCCTACAACGCGGCCCGCTACGGCAGCAACGAGCTGTCCGAGGAAGACACGTACTGGAACTTCGTCAAGGACAGCGCCACCTCCTGGTACGAGTCGCAGGTCGCCGCGGGCAAGACGCCCGAGCAGATCAAGGCGTACCTGAAGACCTTCGACGTCTGGGACCGCGACGACTACGACAACGACGGCGACTTCAACGAGCCCGACGGCTACATCGACCACTTCCAGGCCATCCACTCCGGCGAGGGTGAGGAGGCCGGCGGCGGCGCGCAGGGCACCGACGCGATCTGGTCGCACCGCTGGTACGCGTTCTCCGATCTGGAGGGCACCGCGGGCCCGGCGAACAACCTGGCCGGCGGCGTGCAGATCGGCGACAGCGGGTTCTGGATCGGCGACTACACCACCGAGCCGGAGAACGGCGGCCTCGGCGTGTTCGCCCACGAGTACGCCCACGACCTGGGCCTGCCCGACCTGTACGACACGGCCGGCGGCGACAACGGCACCGGCTTCTGGACCCTGATGTCGGCCGGTTCGTGGCTGGGCCGCGGCGCCCCGACGATCGGCTCCACGCCCGGCTACATGGGCGCCTGGGAGAAGATCTGGCTGGGCTGGTCCACCTTCGTGACCGTGAAGCCCGGCCAGGCCAAGTACGTCACCCTGGGCACGGCCGCCAACGGTCAGGGCGTGCTGCCCCAGGCCGTGGTGGTGCCGCTGGCCGACGGCTCGTACTACGCGGCGGAGTACCGGACGTACACCGGCTACGACGAGGTGCTCAAGACCGGCCCGTACAACTGGGGCTGGCAGAACACCCGGCCCGACTGGGCGGAACGGTTCCCGTACCAGGACGGTCTGGTTGTCTGGTACGTGAACCCGGCCGCCGGCAACAACAACACGAGCCGCCACCCCGGCACGGGTCTGGCCCTGCCGGTGGACGCGCGCCCGGCCCCGATCGTCTTCCCGGACGGGGCGCTGCTCGGCAACCGCCGCCAGCCCTTCGACGCCTCGTTCGGCCTGCAGAAGACCGACCCGGTGACGTTCCACCGCAACGGCACCCCGGTCGCGGTCCCGCGCCAGCCGGCGATCCCGACGTTCGACGACTCCGACCCGCTGCGCTACTGGAACGCGGCCAACCCGCAGAACTCGGTCAAGGTGGCCGGCGCGGGCGTCAAGATCGAGGTCAAGACCCAGATCACGGGCCTGATCCCGCTGATGACCCTGAAGGTGACCCCGCCCAAGGCGTGA
- a CDS encoding YdeI/OmpD-associated family protein, giving the protein MAGRELDELVVADAEALRVWLVENHETSPGVWLALGRKGGTVTTLTWQQAVDEALCVGWIDGQARKGDESISWIRLTPRRPRGAWSQRNVSHVARLETEGRMLPAGRAAVEAAKADGRWAAAYAPPSVAEVPDDLLAAIAAVPAAQAMFDVLTKTNRFAMIYRLNAVKRAETRERKIGEFVAMLARHETFYPQKAKPEPGR; this is encoded by the coding sequence ATGGCCGGTCGTGAGTTGGACGAATTGGTGGTAGCCGACGCCGAGGCGTTGCGGGTGTGGTTGGTGGAAAACCACGAGACTTCCCCCGGGGTGTGGCTCGCGCTGGGCCGCAAGGGCGGAACGGTCACCACGCTGACCTGGCAGCAGGCCGTCGACGAGGCGCTGTGCGTCGGGTGGATCGACGGTCAGGCTCGCAAGGGCGACGAATCGATCTCGTGGATCCGGCTGACGCCCCGCCGGCCCCGGGGCGCGTGGTCGCAGCGCAACGTCTCACACGTGGCCCGGCTCGAGACGGAGGGGCGGATGCTGCCCGCGGGCCGCGCCGCCGTGGAGGCGGCGAAGGCGGACGGGCGGTGGGCAGCGGCCTACGCCCCGCCGTCGGTGGCCGAGGTGCCCGACGACCTGCTGGCCGCGATCGCCGCCGTCCCGGCCGCGCAGGCCATGTTCGACGTGCTGACCAAGACCAACCGCTTCGCGATGATCTATCGCCTCAACGCCGTCAAACGGGCCGAGACCCGCGAACGCAAGATCGGCGAGTTCGTCGCCATGCTGGCCCGGCACGAGACGTTCTATCCCCAGAAGGCCAAACCCGAGCCCGGGCGATGA
- a CDS encoding DUF3632 domain-containing protein: MSITNIVRAAAAGASEQTIEGLLWELWGDVVDAAATGEQPLDELVALVTGVRETAVEGVKIGGRRLFGDLPVFGAQMREAWNLVPPDDRSVEAWTRLNEFAARLTAAGIDFSLFGLWSIGTALETFAKPSEHLPAAVAWFEHCGPELATATRHRRTFGPGPGRLHELAEREGLSEGGYNLPRWTFWRSRLEGLAATGDPVARRGLHAIRKVGPQLLT, from the coding sequence ATGTCGATAACCAACATCGTCCGGGCGGCCGCCGCGGGCGCGTCCGAGCAGACGATCGAGGGCCTGCTGTGGGAGCTGTGGGGCGACGTCGTGGACGCCGCCGCAACCGGCGAGCAACCCCTCGACGAGCTGGTTGCGCTGGTCACGGGCGTACGGGAAACCGCAGTGGAAGGCGTCAAGATCGGTGGGCGGCGGCTCTTCGGTGATCTGCCGGTGTTCGGGGCGCAGATGCGCGAGGCGTGGAATCTGGTGCCGCCGGATGATCGCAGCGTCGAGGCGTGGACCCGGCTCAACGAGTTCGCGGCCCGGCTGACCGCGGCCGGGATCGACTTCTCGCTGTTCGGGTTGTGGTCGATCGGAACGGCGCTGGAGACGTTCGCGAAGCCGTCGGAGCACCTGCCCGCGGCCGTCGCATGGTTCGAGCACTGCGGCCCCGAACTGGCCACCGCCACCCGGCACCGGCGCACCTTCGGGCCCGGACCGGGCCGGCTGCACGAACTGGCCGAACGCGAGGGCCTCTCCGAAGGTGGCTACAACCTGCCCCGCTGGACGTTCTGGCGCAGCCGCCTCGAAGGGCTGGCCGCAACCGGCGACCCGGTGGCCCGGCGCGGGCTGCACGCCATCCGAAAGGTCGGCCCGCAGCTATTGACCTGA
- a CDS encoding 2-phosphosulfolactate phosphatase: MSIVGMDAEIPAGRVVVVIDVIRAFTTAALALERGAAEIACAATAEAGRELRGRHPDRLLIGEVGGLKPPDFDLGNSPADMAAAHVDGRRLIQATSNGTRGLARCPQPAALLAAAAVNVAATARWIKANHPGHPWTVLCTGRTAEDWACARHLSQLLDGAAPDRADLIAGIRQGAAEHARKSLRYPPPERVDLTPDLPLCCDVDRAGFAMVGEIRPDHVVVRAA, from the coding sequence GTGTCGATCGTGGGTATGGATGCGGAGATCCCGGCCGGCCGGGTTGTCGTCGTCATCGACGTGATCCGGGCCTTCACCACCGCCGCGCTCGCGCTCGAACGCGGGGCCGCGGAGATCGCGTGCGCGGCGACGGCCGAGGCCGGGCGCGAGCTGCGGGGCCGGCACCCCGACCGGCTGCTGATCGGTGAGGTCGGCGGGCTCAAACCCCCCGATTTCGACCTCGGCAACTCCCCGGCCGACATGGCGGCGGCCCACGTCGACGGGCGGCGGCTGATCCAGGCCACCTCCAACGGCACGCGCGGGCTGGCCCGCTGCCCGCAGCCGGCGGCGCTGCTCGCGGCGGCCGCGGTCAACGTCGCGGCCACCGCCCGCTGGATCAAGGCCAACCACCCCGGCCACCCGTGGACCGTTCTGTGCACCGGCCGGACCGCCGAGGACTGGGCCTGCGCGCGCCACCTGAGCCAACTTCTCGACGGCGCCGCACCGGACCGGGCCGACCTGATCGCCGGCATCCGGCAAGGCGCCGCCGAACACGCCCGCAAATCACTGCGCTACCCGCCGCCCGAACGCGTCGACCTCACCCCCGACCTGCCGCTCTGCTGCGACGTGGACCGCGCCGGGTTCGCGATGGTGGGCGAGATCCGGCCGGACCACGTGGTGGTGCGCGCTGCCTAG
- a CDS encoding AAA family ATPase, whose translation MSQHHPSNPSSTFLEQGVPVSGRLAMSVRAAGAAGREWLAELPALLDGLAADWAITVGARLDGGRAAYVAEVMTRDGVPAVLKVAIPPVGERELTALQLAGGDPYVGLLRHDAARGALLLERLGPPLAALGWPAARQLELLARTAARGWRPARGLPTWTEAARWHADFVPATWEKLGRPCSAAAVDLAVRCAHLREAAFDPARAGLVHGDVHALNALQRVPGGGDLRLVDPLGLVSEPAHDLGVILARGVPEWRDEFVADEPGRALLEVIGSCRRFGRLTGVEPEAVWQWASVELVSTGLHVLSLGDRGEGQAFLTVADKLTGAGAGAGAGAGAGAGARAAAGAGAAAGVVAGARAAAEAAAGITAAAAAGVGGGVAHVSESAPPPAGEPGPGPRPRLFLMVGLPAAGKTTRAKELAAEHRALRLTPDEWMVALFDGVQPDGKRDLVEGRLITVALQALRLGTSVVLDFGLWSRDEREALRRLGEEAGAVCEVVYLPVDRATQRARAAHRQATAPHTTFPMTEADLDHWRTLFEAPGEAPGEAPGEARELPPGWAQARWPSLEVTA comes from the coding sequence GTGTCGCAGCATCACCCGTCCAACCCCTCGTCGACCTTCCTCGAACAAGGGGTGCCTGTTTCCGGGCGCCTGGCGATGTCCGTCCGGGCGGCGGGAGCTGCCGGCCGGGAATGGCTGGCCGAGCTGCCCGCCCTGCTGGACGGTCTGGCCGCCGACTGGGCGATCACCGTCGGAGCCCGGCTCGACGGGGGACGAGCCGCCTACGTCGCCGAGGTGATGACCCGTGACGGCGTACCGGCCGTTCTCAAGGTGGCGATCCCGCCCGTCGGCGAGCGCGAGCTGACTGCCCTGCAGCTTGCGGGTGGGGACCCGTACGTGGGTCTGCTCCGGCACGACGCCGCCCGCGGGGCGCTGCTGCTGGAACGGCTCGGCCCGCCGCTGGCCGCCCTCGGCTGGCCGGCGGCGCGTCAGTTGGAGCTGCTGGCACGCACCGCGGCTCGGGGCTGGCGGCCGGCCCGGGGGCTTCCGACCTGGACCGAAGCGGCCCGCTGGCACGCGGACTTCGTCCCGGCCACGTGGGAGAAACTCGGGCGGCCGTGCTCGGCGGCGGCCGTCGACCTGGCCGTTCGTTGCGCGCACCTGCGGGAGGCCGCCTTCGACCCGGCCCGCGCGGGGCTCGTGCACGGGGATGTGCACGCCCTCAACGCCTTGCAGCGGGTGCCCGGCGGCGGGGATCTCCGGCTGGTCGACCCGCTCGGGCTCGTCTCGGAGCCGGCACACGACCTGGGCGTCATCCTGGCTCGCGGCGTGCCGGAGTGGCGCGACGAATTCGTGGCCGACGAGCCGGGGCGGGCGCTGCTCGAGGTGATCGGCAGCTGCCGCCGGTTCGGCCGGCTCACCGGGGTGGAACCGGAGGCTGTGTGGCAGTGGGCGTCTGTCGAGCTGGTATCGACCGGTCTGCACGTCCTCAGCCTCGGCGACCGGGGGGAGGGGCAGGCTTTCCTCACAGTGGCCGACAAGCTGACCGGAGCTGGAGCTGGAGCTGGAGCCGGAGCTGGAGCCGGAGCCGGAGCCAGGGCCGCGGCCGGAGCCGGAGCCGCGGCCGGAGTCGTAGCCGGAGCCAGAGCCGCAGCCGAAGCCGCAGCCGGGATCACAGCCGCAGCCGCGGCCGGAGTCGGCGGCGGGGTTGCGCACGTGTCCGAGTCGGCGCCGCCGCCCGCCGGGGAGCCCGGTCCCGGTCCCCGGCCGCGGCTTTTTCTGATGGTGGGGTTGCCGGCCGCGGGCAAGACCACCCGGGCCAAGGAGCTGGCCGCCGAGCATCGGGCGCTGCGGCTGACGCCCGACGAGTGGATGGTCGCGCTGTTCGACGGGGTGCAGCCCGACGGCAAGCGGGACCTGGTGGAGGGCCGGCTCATCACGGTGGCCCTGCAGGCGCTGCGGCTGGGCACCAGCGTCGTGCTCGACTTCGGACTGTGGTCGCGTGACGAACGGGAGGCCCTGCGCCGTTTGGGGGAGGAGGCGGGTGCGGTGTGCGAAGTGGTTTATCTGCCCGTCGACCGGGCAACCCAGCGCGCCCGGGCCGCCCACCGCCAGGCTACGGCGCCGCACACCACATTTCCGATGACGGAGGCCGACCTGGATCATTGGCGCACCCTGTTCGAGGCGCCGGGAGAGGCGCCGGGAGAGGCGCCGGGAGAGGCGCGGGAGCTGCCGCCGGGGTGGGCTCAGGCCCGCTGGCCGTCACTGGAGGTGACCGCATGA
- a CDS encoding DUF5996 family protein → MSTSTWPRLRVADWTDTRDTLHMWTQIVGKVRMAYAPPVNHWWHVTLYPTARGLSTSAVPYEEGTFDIEFDLVEHRLRIRTSDGRAAAVPLAPVSVAAFHAETMKALATLGLEPSIHAVPNEVESAIPFAEDETHCSYDGEAAQLFWRQLLQAQRVFERFRSEFVGKASPVHFFWGAMDLAYTRFSGRQAPTHPGGAPNCPPWVMQEGYSHELASFGFWPGGGDEGAFYAYAYPEPAGYAERTAAYYDPDLRECVLPYETVAGSADPDETLLTFLRSTYLAAADLADWDRPQLEALR, encoded by the coding sequence GTGAGCACCTCGACCTGGCCCCGGCTGCGCGTGGCCGACTGGACCGACACGCGCGACACGCTGCACATGTGGACGCAGATCGTCGGCAAGGTGCGGATGGCGTACGCGCCGCCGGTGAACCACTGGTGGCACGTCACGCTGTATCCGACCGCGCGCGGTTTGAGCACGTCGGCCGTCCCGTACGAGGAAGGAACTTTCGACATCGAGTTCGACCTCGTCGAGCATCGGCTGCGCATCCGGACCAGTGACGGCCGGGCCGCCGCCGTGCCGCTGGCCCCCGTATCGGTGGCGGCCTTCCACGCCGAGACCATGAAGGCGCTGGCCACGCTCGGTCTCGAGCCGAGCATTCACGCCGTGCCGAACGAGGTCGAGTCGGCCATCCCGTTCGCGGAGGACGAGACCCACTGCTCGTACGACGGTGAGGCCGCGCAGCTGTTCTGGCGGCAGCTGCTGCAGGCGCAGCGGGTGTTCGAGCGCTTCCGGTCCGAGTTCGTGGGCAAGGCCAGCCCGGTGCACTTCTTCTGGGGTGCGATGGACCTGGCCTACACGCGCTTCTCCGGGCGGCAGGCCCCGACACATCCCGGCGGCGCGCCCAACTGCCCGCCGTGGGTGATGCAGGAGGGCTACTCGCACGAGCTGGCCAGTTTCGGTTTCTGGCCGGGCGGTGGCGACGAGGGCGCTTTTTACGCGTACGCGTATCCGGAGCCCGCGGGTTACGCCGAGCGCACCGCCGCCTACTACGATCCGGACCTGCGCGAATGCGTGCTGCCCTACGAGACCGTGGCCGGCTCCGCCGACCCCGACGAGACCCTGCTGACGTTCCTGCGCTCGACGTACCTGGCCGCCGCCGACCTGGCCGACTGGGACCGGCCCCAGCTGGAAGCCCTGCGGTAG
- a CDS encoding MMPL family transporter, with protein MAELLYRLGRFCARRAWTVLIAWLVILGLSVTGYFAFGGVLSSQVTIPGTATEEVSGKLAERFPSASGGTGAVVFHTTDGSPFTAEQRTGITEVLVSTRDLDGVATTVDPFATAGQLAEQRAQIDDGRKKLDAGREQVAALPAAQREVAERQLAAQATTLDQSQQLIDMSAQVRTVSEDNTAAVAQVVFTEARLDVTPETKESVVAHVGAGVPAGVEAEFSNDLTQGVPEILGVGEVAGVVIAAITLMIMLGAIVAAALPIVSALVGVGIGVTAALSLSGVVEMLSITPVLGVMLGLAVGIDYCLFILNRHRRQLLDGVELHESIGLANGTSGNAVVFAGSTVLVALLALNVTGIGFLGLMGTVGAICVAVSVLLAVSFTPALLSLLGTRILSRKARGTIGHTRHRLGPNAPMSTGRAVLTVIGGLAVLLVIAVPALSMRLGLPDGSSEAMSSTQYQAYKVIEDKFGAGVNGPLLVVADNPQPVTEQARVVGEQVRIADVLLAQEGVVAVAPIGQSEDKTLFAFQVIPEDGPSSSSTEQLVRDLRDLSPLPTDVRLGVAGSASGNIDISEQLADALPRYLGLVLGLSLIILIFVFRSILVPLTATLGFILSLFATFGGLTAIFQWGWLGGIFGVHDPNPVLSFLPTILIGILFGLAMDYQLFLVSGMREAYAHGAPARLAVRQGVHAGRTVVVAAAIIMIAVFGGFIFSNTAIIRSLGFGLAFGVLTDAFLVRMLLIPAVMHLLGRSAWWIPRWLDRVLPDVDVEGAALERNHPAAAPGTLDR; from the coding sequence ATGGCTGAACTGCTGTACCGCCTGGGCCGCTTCTGCGCCCGCCGCGCCTGGACCGTCCTGATCGCCTGGCTCGTCATCCTGGGCCTGTCCGTCACCGGCTACTTCGCGTTCGGCGGGGTGCTGTCGTCGCAGGTGACCATTCCGGGCACCGCCACCGAGGAGGTCTCGGGCAAGCTGGCCGAACGGTTCCCGAGCGCGAGCGGCGGCACCGGCGCGGTCGTGTTCCACACCACCGACGGCTCGCCGTTCACGGCCGAGCAGCGTACGGGCATCACCGAGGTCCTTGTCAGCACGCGCGACCTGGACGGGGTGGCCACCACTGTGGACCCGTTCGCCACCGCGGGGCAGCTGGCCGAGCAGCGCGCGCAGATCGACGACGGCCGCAAGAAACTCGACGCCGGCCGCGAACAGGTCGCCGCCCTGCCCGCCGCGCAACGGGAGGTGGCCGAGCGGCAGCTGGCGGCGCAGGCCACCACCCTCGACCAGTCGCAGCAGCTCATCGACATGTCGGCCCAGGTCCGTACGGTCTCGGAGGACAACACGGCCGCCGTCGCGCAGGTCGTCTTCACCGAGGCCCGGCTCGACGTCACCCCCGAGACCAAGGAGAGCGTGGTCGCACACGTCGGCGCGGGCGTGCCGGCGGGGGTCGAGGCCGAGTTCTCCAACGACCTCACGCAAGGTGTGCCCGAGATCCTCGGCGTGGGCGAGGTGGCCGGCGTGGTGATCGCGGCCATCACCCTGATGATCATGCTGGGGGCGATCGTCGCGGCCGCCCTGCCGATCGTCAGTGCCCTGGTCGGGGTGGGTATCGGCGTCACCGCGGCGCTGTCGCTGAGCGGCGTCGTGGAGATGCTCTCGATCACCCCGGTGCTGGGCGTCATGCTCGGGCTGGCCGTCGGCATCGACTACTGCCTGTTCATCCTCAATCGGCACCGGCGGCAGCTGCTCGACGGCGTGGAGCTGCACGAATCGATCGGGCTGGCCAACGGCACCTCCGGCAACGCGGTCGTCTTCGCCGGCTCGACCGTGCTGGTGGCCCTGCTCGCGCTCAACGTCACCGGCATCGGCTTCCTGGGCCTGATGGGCACGGTCGGCGCGATCTGCGTCGCCGTCTCGGTGCTGCTGGCCGTCAGTTTCACCCCGGCCCTGCTGTCGCTGCTGGGCACCCGGATCCTGAGCCGCAAGGCCCGCGGGACCATCGGGCACACCCGTCACCGCCTGGGCCCCAACGCGCCGATGAGCACCGGCCGGGCGGTCCTGACCGTGATCGGCGGCCTGGCCGTCCTGCTGGTGATCGCCGTGCCCGCCCTGTCGATGCGGCTGGGCCTGCCCGACGGCAGCTCCGAGGCGATGAGTTCGACGCAGTACCAGGCGTACAAGGTGATCGAGGACAAGTTCGGCGCGGGCGTCAACGGGCCGCTGCTCGTGGTGGCCGACAACCCGCAGCCCGTCACGGAGCAGGCCCGCGTGGTCGGCGAGCAGGTGCGCATCGCCGACGTGCTGCTCGCGCAGGAGGGCGTGGTCGCGGTCGCGCCGATCGGGCAGTCCGAGGACAAGACGCTGTTCGCGTTCCAAGTGATCCCCGAGGACGGGCCGTCCAGCTCGTCGACCGAGCAGCTCGTGCGTGACCTGCGCGATCTGTCGCCGCTGCCCACCGACGTACGGCTCGGGGTGGCCGGCAGCGCCAGCGGCAACATCGACATCTCCGAGCAGCTGGCCGACGCCCTGCCCCGCTATCTCGGGCTGGTGCTGGGCCTGTCGCTGATCATTCTGATCTTCGTGTTCCGGTCGATACTGGTGCCGCTGACCGCCACGCTGGGCTTCATCCTGTCGCTGTTCGCCACGTTCGGCGGCCTCACCGCGATCTTCCAGTGGGGCTGGCTGGGCGGCATCTTCGGCGTGCACGACCCCAACCCGGTGCTCAGCTTCCTGCCCACGATCCTGATCGGCATCCTGTTCGGGCTGGCCATGGACTATCAGCTGTTCCTGGTGTCGGGCATGCGCGAGGCGTACGCCCACGGCGCGCCGGCCCGGCTCGCCGTGCGGCAGGGTGTGCACGCCGGCCGTACGGTGGTCGTCGCGGCCGCCATCATCATGATCGCGGTGTTCGGCGGGTTCATCTTCTCCAACACGGCGATCATCCGGTCGCTCGGTTTCGGGCTGGCCTTCGGCGTGCTGACCGATGCTTTCCTCGTACGGATGTTGCTCATCCCGGCCGTCATGCACCTGCTCGGCCGGTCGGCGTGGTGGATCCCGCGCTGGCTGGACCGGGTGCTGCCCGACGTCGACGTGGAGGGCGCCGCGCTCGAACGCAACCACCCGGCCGCCGCGCCTGGCACTCTTGACCGGTGA